Proteins from one Triticum aestivum cultivar Chinese Spring chromosome 7A, IWGSC CS RefSeq v2.1, whole genome shotgun sequence genomic window:
- the LOC123154265 gene encoding ABC transporter C family member 10-like codes for MFDSSTCTNHLVATGIAALLGFVLALQVLVKIPQSRAAARQLVSLSSPLHLAAVAFSACLGLVYLGLGMWMLGSNFSQDAFAVYLPHWWLITLSQGLNLILTSLAFSIRPRFLGAAFVWFWPVLLTVYAAFVCSSSVVVIVAEKMITVKGCLDVLYLQGEVVLLIYGVRHSHDEEGYGGIGNGLYKPLDTEETDGEAADSEAHQVTPFATAGFFSEMSFWWLNPLIKMAAQP; via the coding sequence ATGTTCGACTCCTCCACCTGCACGAACCATCTGGTGGCGACCGGCATCGCCGCGCTGCTCGGGTTTGTGCTCGCACTCCAGGTGCTTGTCAAAATTCCACAGAGCAGAGCGGCTGCACGGCAGCTCGTCAGTCTCAGCTCACCGCTGCACTTGGCTGCTGTGGCCTTCAGTGCCTGCCTGGGTTTGGTTTATCTCGGGCTGGGGATGTGGATGCTGGGGAGTAACTTCAGTCAGGATGCCTTTGCTGTTTACCTTCCACACTGGTGGCTCATCACATTATCTCAGGGACTGAATCTGATCCTTACCAGCTTGGCTTTCAGCATCAGGCCTCGGTTTCTTGGAGCGGCATTCGTCTGGTTTTGGCCGGTCTTGCTGACCGTCTATGCAGCATTCGTTTGTTCTTCTTCAGTTGTTGTTATTGTTGCAGAGAAGATGATAACTGTCAAGGGCTGTTTGGATGTTCTGTACTTACAAGGTGAAGTGGTCCTCCTCATTTATGGCGTCCGGCACAGCCATGACGAAGAGGGCTATGGAGGAATTGGAAATGGTTTATACAAGCCCCTCGACACGGAGGAGACAGACGGTGAGGCAGCTGATTCTGAGGCTCATCAGGTCACTCCCTTTGCTACTGCTGGTTTTTTCAGCGAGATGTCGTTTTGGTGGTTGAATCCTCTAATTAAGATGGCCGCTCAACCTTAG